From Medicago truncatula cultivar Jemalong A17 chromosome 7, MtrunA17r5.0-ANR, whole genome shotgun sequence, a single genomic window includes:
- the LOC112416742 gene encoding uncharacterized protein, with translation MPLNIDLNTPIDPEMIEFNLLSSIDLNDPSSSTFNVSSIDLNVYPSNEEEEKEHEEICQDEFQDSFSSNDESNNDPILDQILAAMEEDMVQHGTQQSDNERNFLNNDERKTVSQLLRKNSNGEKLNRGTVRWIATSYSVSMSAIYRLWKQVRQTGDSSHKRTKNCGRKRVEIHIEKVRNIPLAKHSTQRGLAKALGISKTALMKFIKDGILHRNSNTLKPHLKDSNMKARLKFCLSMLDETSIPHDPQFKSMYNVVHIDEKWFYMTKKTANYYLLADENKPYRTSNNKNYLGKVMFLVAVARPRFDDEGKETFSGKIGVWPLVHQVAARRSSVNRPSGTLETKLIGSINREVTRSFYINKVLPAIKQFWPQEHAMETIYIQQDNAPCHISPDDEEFCRAASEGGFDIRLICQPPNSPDLNVLDLGFFSVIQSLQQQEVTIDQLMSLSKLCKNHMMIFLA, from the exons ATGCCTCTAAATATTGATTTAAACACTCCTATTGATCCTGAAATGATAGAATTCAACTTATTATCTTCCATTGATCTAAATGATCCCTCTTCAAGTACTTTTAATGTATCTTCCATTGATTTAAATGTGTATCCATcaaatgaagaagaggaaaaagaaCATGAAGAAATATGTCAAGATGAATTTCAAGATTCATTTTCCAGTAATGATGAAAGTAATAACGACCCCATTTTAGATCAAATTCTAGCAGCCATGGAAGAAG ACATGGTTCAACATGGGACACAACAGTCTGATAACGAGCGCAACTTCTTGAACAATGATGAACGAAAAACTGTCTCTCAGTTATTGAGAAAGAACAGTAATGGTGAAAAACTTAACCGCGGGACTGTTAGATGGATTGCTACATCATATTCGGTCTCAATGTCAGCTATTTATCGACTTTGGAAGCAAGTACGTCAAACGGGTGATTCTTCccataaaagaacaaaaaattgtGGTCGGAAAAGAGTAGAGATACATATTGAGAAAGTGCGCAACATTCCATTAGCTAAGCATAGCACTCAAAGGGGGTTAGCTAAAGCATTGGGCATTAGCAAGACGGCATTGATGAAGTTTATCAAAGATGGAATTTTGCATCGTAATTCAAATACACTAAAGCCACACTTGAAAGATAGTAATATGAAAGCTCGACTCAAATTTTGCTTGTCCATGCTTGATGAAACTAGCATTCCTCATGACCCACAATTTAAGTCCATGTATAATGTTGTGCACATAGATGAGAAATGGTTTTACATGACTAAAAAGACCGCAAACTATTACCTTCTTGCAGATGAGAATAAGCCATACCGCACATccaacaataaaaattacctTGGTAAGGTAATGTTTTTAGTTGCAGTGGCTAGACCTAGATTTGATGATGAAGGAAAAGAGACATTTTCAGGAAAAATTGGTGTGTGGCCTCTAGTTCATCAAGTTGCAGCAAGAAGATCAAGTGTCAATAGACCCTCGGGTACACTCGAAACAAAACTGATTGGTTCTATCAATAGAGAAGTTACCCGTtcgttttatataaataaagtttTACCGGCCATTAAACAATTTTGGCCACAAGAACATGCAATGGAAACAATTTATATACAACAAGATAACGCGCCATGCCATATTTCTCCTGATGATGAAGAATTTTGTAGAGCAGCTTCTGAAGGTGGGTTTGACATTCGATTGATATGTCAACCACCTAACTCTCCCGATTTGAATGTTTTGGATTTGGGTTTCTTTAGTGTCATTCAATCATTGCAGCAACAAGAAGTTACTATAGATCAGTTGATGAGCTTATCGAAGTTGTGCAAAAATCATATGATGATTTTTCTAGCATAG